From Coccinella septempunctata chromosome 4, icCocSept1.1, whole genome shotgun sequence, a single genomic window includes:
- the LOC123312560 gene encoding ras-associated and pleckstrin homology domains-containing protein 1, with amino-acid sequence MLFCGGSFRAKTVQKNDVCKVVEVNNRQLKLFRSLSFRGYDKVSNGKKTFVQPPKVPEGSMSEVSKAVKSGLDPTNSGNQLRPLNSEIAAPRIDSYRFSMANLEDSQDVDLDAILGELNALENECEREIGQARDSKRYSDAQKFHQSRAHSRTSSEGPRLKLDQGGDGDLILKTDSIRTESPDNDSAFSDTVSMLSSESSASSGGSATNKPQSLHLQSQDDATRIKAEKIRMAMEKIKEANIQKLFVKVFTVDGSAKSLLVDEKMLCSYVTRLLADKNHVQMDPKWAIVENLPDLYMERVYEDHELLVDNLMMWTRESKNKVYFAERMDKIKLFTQPEKFLLTSTDRRDNIEFDEHSRNMLLEEFFSSSSIVIPEVEGPLYLKAESKKGWKKYHFVLRASGLYYYPKEKVRSAKDLVCLAKFDNNQMYYGLGWKKKYKAPSDYCFAIKHPRLQEPKSSKYIKYLCAEDHQTLETWMIGMRIAKYGKQLMDNYRSLMEELAQEDLDQLAHARSCSVSSIAVPSNVTTPTQGYQSSEAGYGTQSETYSAPSEISSGRHSRASSSSSSGCMSDGAPSSCENAFDSEFPMGTIKRKPSMKPNLPLTNMTRQLKEVGETRDESDSTSVTSPNHTYTNTGTLTRRHSRRKSNNSEESSNSGTLKRQLSYKSRGSMESMGGRSSGNSTPLCGTPVRERASPFGERNTSFEDRSPSSISVRSPVSPMSPGVDIPSSMTDSIISLPPPPPPDTTEEVISDSPSYQLPPPPPEIYNSNLSLDSLPPPPNPNELPPMTGSELTGSQLSLMSLPPPPGEDNGTIKRRKESSSSASTPTNVLSPNRTPTQMSPDATPTHSRLNTPCFSPPVSNSGSNCSTPTQMNPPVTFSPTHPLQNSQIQAQNHDRNGTEQIYGTTSYPQPPSYVNPPQYGRQSNTLPSSSFNNNNGLRSSLRQSSLPRQISSNSIASSSSGSSGNSIYGVIPNDHQVKSSPHLQRKVAFQEPSSPKKSTKKISFNLTPQEVPPLPKRPQPPKRSESTKLSSPKKLADPPHDFLKDLQRVMRKKWQVAQKCKLEPATTPHEVLGFRDPPALLPDYKEHNVSNWVQEHYGPNNVYENVYRDNPDGVVEYATSPIHRNSDIRASCDYGRSKRPPPPPPKRSETTHLSTSKMH; translated from the exons GGCCTGGACCCCACGAACTCTGGCAACCAGCTGCGTCCTCTAAACTCCGAAATCGCCGCCCCCAGGATAGACAGTTACAGGTTCTCGATGGCGAACCTTGAGGACTCGCAGGACGTAGACCTGGACGCCATCCTGGGGGAGCTCAATGCCCTAGAGAATGAATGTGAAAGGGAAATAGGACAGGCCAGAGATAGTAAACGATATTCAG ATGCTCAAAAATTCCACCAGTCCAGGGCTCATAGCAGGACGTCTTCAGAGGGCCCAAGactca AATTAGACCAAGGAGGTGACGGGGACTTGATTTTAAAGACTGACTCTATCCGCACAGAATCCCCAGACAATGATTCCGCCTTCAGTGATACCGTGTCCATGTTATCCAGCGAATCGTCAGCCAGCAGTGGTGGTAGTGCCACCAACAAGCCACAATCCTTACATTTACAATCACAA GATGACGCAACAAGAATCAAAGCGGAAAAAATCAGGATGGCTATGGAGAAAATCAAAGAAGCCAACATTCAAAAACTCTTCGTTAAGGTTTTCACAGTTGACGGATCTGCAAAATCCCTTCTTGTGGACGAAAAGATGCTGTGTTCTTATGTAACAAGACTGTTAGCAGATAAAAATCATGTCCAGATGGATCCCAAATGGGCCATTGTGGAAAATTTGCCGGACCTCTATATGG AACGAGTGTACGAAGACCACGAGCTCCTAGTCGACAACCTCATGATGTGGACCAGAGAATCTAAAAATAAAGTTTACTTCGCCGAGAGAATGGACAAAATAAAACTCTTCACCCAACCAGAGAAGTTCCTGTTGACTTCAACCGACCGCAGAGACAATATCGAGTTCGATGAACATTCTAGAAATATGCTGCTAGAAGAATTCTTTTCTTCATCCTCCATTGTGATACCAGAAGTAGAAGGACCCCTCTATTTGAAGGCAGAATCGAAAAAAGGATGGAAGAAATACCACTTTGTACTTAGGGCCTCTGGATTGTATTATTATCCGAAAGAAAAAGTTAGGTCGGCTAAGGATCTAGTGTGTCTGGCGAAATTCGATAATAATCAG ATGTACTACGGCTTAGGATGGAAGAAGAAGTACAAAGCTCCGTCCGACTACTGTTTCGCAATAAAGCATCCAAGACTGCAAGAACCGAAATCATCGAAATACATCAAATATCTCTGTGCGGAAGATCACCAGACTCTCGAAACCTGGATGATCGGAATGAGGATAGCCAAGTATGGTAAACAGCTGATGGATAATTACAGGAGTCTAATGGAGGAACTGGCGCAAGAAGACTTGGATCAGCTGGCACATGCAAGAAGTTGTTCGGTTAGCTCTATAGCGGTACCATCGAATGTAACAACCCCAACTCAAGG ATATCAGAGCAGTGAAGCTGGTTATGGCACGCAAAGTGAAACATACTCGGCTCCCAGTGAAATAAGTTCAGGAAGACATAGTAGAGCTAGTAGTTCGAGTTCTAGTGGATGCATGAGCGATGGAGCACCATCAAGTTGTGAAAACGCTTTCGATTCTGAATTTCCCATGG GCACAATCAAGCGAAAACCCTCCATGAAACCCAACCTACCCCTAACCAACATGACGAGGCAACTGAAAGAAGTGGGCGAGACCAGAGATGAATCGGATTCAACCTCCGTCACCTCTCCCAACCACACTTACACCAATACCGGAACCCTCACTCGCAGGCACAGCAGAAGGAAATCCAACAATTCCGAAGAGTCATCGAATTCCGGAACCCTCAAAAGGCAACTCTCTTATAAATCTAGGGGCTCCATGGAATCTATGGGAGGAAGGAGCAGCGGCAACTCTACACCCTTGTGTGGCACACCAGTGAGGGAGAGGGCGTCTCCATTTGGAGAGAGGAATACATCGTTCGAAGACCGTTCTCCAAGTAGTATATCGGTGAGGAGTCCAGTGAGTCCTATGTCCCCTGGGGTGGATATACCATCTTCAATG ACTGATTCAATAATTTCACTGCCTCCACCACCACCACCTGACACTACAGAGGAGGTAATAAGCGACTCTCCCTCTTACCAGCTGCCTCCACCACCTCCAGAGATATACAATTCAAATCTGTCATTGGACAGTTTACCGCCCCCGCCGAATCCGAACGAACTGCCGCCGATGACAGGTTCAGAACTTACAGGAAGTCAATTATCACTCATGTCACTGCCGCCTCCTCCCGGTGAAGACAACGGCACTATAAAGCGCAGGAAAGAAAGCAGCAGTTCCGCTTCAACTCCGACAAACGTACTGAGTCCCAACCGAACGCCGACACAGATGTCTCCGGACGCAACACCCACACATTCAAGACTGAATACACCCTGTTTCAGTCCGCCAGTTTCGAACTCTGGCTCGAACTGCAGCACGCCAACACAGATGAACCCACCAGTCACGTTTAGTCCTACACACCCACTCCAAAATAGTCAAATTCAAGCTCAAAATCACGACAGAAATGGCACAGAACAAATTTATGGCACCACCAGTTATCCCCAACCTCCATCATACGTGAATCCCCCACAATACGGTAGACAGAGTAACACTCTGCCAAGTTCTAGTTTTAATAATAACAATGGACTCAGGTCTTCTTTAAGGCAGTCTTCCCTTCCTAGACAAATCTCCTCGAATAGCATAGCTTCAAGTAGTTCAGGCTCTTCAGGAAATTCCATCTACGGGGTAATTCCCAACGACCATCAGGTGAAAAGTTCGCCTCATCTCCAGAGGAAGGTGGCGTTTCAAGAACCGTCGAGTCCTAAGAAAAGTACCAAGAAAATTAGTTTCAATTTGACACCACAGGAAGTGCCGCCGCTACCGAAAAGACCACAGCCTCCAAAAAGATCTGAATCTACCAAACTCTCAAGTCCTAAAAAACTGGCAGATCCCCCGCACGACTTCCTGAAGGACCTTCAGAGGGTTATGAGGAAGAAGTGGCAGGTAGCTCAAAAATGCAAGTTGGAGCCGGCAACAACCCCTCACGAAGTGTTGGGTTTCAGAGATCCGCCAGCACTCCTTCCCGACTATAAGGAGCACAATGTTTCCAATTGGGTTCAAGAACACTACGGACCAAATAACGTTTATGAGAATGTATATAGGGATAATCCTGATGGTGTAGTCGAATATGCAACAAGCCCCATTCATAGGAATAGTGACATTAGGGCGTCATGTGATTATGGCAGGTCTAAAAGGCCACCACCACCCCCTCCAAAACGTAGTGAGACAACACACTTAAGTACTTCAAAAATGCATTGA